The Persicobacter psychrovividus genome window below encodes:
- a CDS encoding DUF6250 domain-containing protein: MRNFVIISIIIAYAFIGCKPEEVKEVSLTENLSVSAKLIHSDNFDHDLSNWLVEQMPNGSVELRDGKMEVNDAGGCTVWFKPKLKGPTMIEYDAHLIQKGGEYDRVSDLNCFWMASDHTHHDKLFANSDFRQGRFPNYDSLSLYYVGMGGHHNTKTRFRKYLGTGEKPLLPQYDLTDKQYLLTPNTTVKIRLIAYDGIIQYYRDGRLIFDYRDDNPYTEGNFGLRTVHNHMTLDNFKVYQLKGI; this comes from the coding sequence ATGCGCAATTTTGTTATCATTTCTATCATTATAGCTTACGCTTTCATTGGCTGTAAGCCTGAAGAAGTCAAAGAGGTATCTTTGACAGAAAACCTTTCCGTCTCTGCTAAATTAATACACAGTGATAATTTTGACCATGACCTGAGCAACTGGTTGGTTGAACAAATGCCTAACGGAAGTGTCGAGCTTCGAGATGGTAAAATGGAGGTAAATGACGCTGGTGGCTGTACGGTTTGGTTCAAGCCCAAACTTAAAGGACCGACCATGATTGAATATGATGCACATTTGATTCAAAAAGGTGGTGAATATGACCGCGTATCTGATTTGAATTGCTTCTGGATGGCATCCGATCATACACATCATGACAAACTTTTTGCGAACTCAGATTTTCGACAGGGCCGATTCCCTAATTATGATTCTTTGAGTTTGTATTATGTGGGAATGGGAGGGCACCACAATACCAAAACACGCTTTAGAAAATATTTGGGAACGGGTGAGAAACCTTTGCTCCCGCAATATGACCTAACCGATAAACAATATTTACTTACGCCAAATACCACGGTAAAAATTAGACTGATCGCTTATGATGGTATTATTCAATATTATCGCGATGGACGTTTGATTTTTGATTATCGAGATGACAACCCGTATACCGAGGGTAATTTTGGCCTACGGACGGTTCATAACCACATGACCTTGGATAATTTTAAAGTTTATCAGCTGAAAGGCATTTAA